GAACTGGAAGGCGTGACTTATCCCTATGTCACTATCGAGGTATCGTCCGCTTCGCACCCGCATTACACCGGCAAGCAGAAAGTGATTGCTAACGAAGGTAGCGCAGCGCGTTTCCAGCAGCGCTATGGCCGTTTTTTTAGTGATAAAAAGGAGTAACTCATGCAGGTGTTAAATTCTCTGCGCAGCGCAAAGCAACGCCACCCTGACTGCCAAATCGTCAAGCGCAAGGGGCGTTTATATGTGATCTGTAAATCTAACCCGCGTTTTAAAGCGGTGCAGGGTAAAAAGAAAAGACGCTAAACGGCTGATTGTTGAGCGGCGGGGCGAGTGAGCGTAAAGACGTCATAAAACGACAGCTCGCCTTTTCGCTCTATCATTTTTTGCAGTTGCGCCTTCTGCTCTGCATCTACCTGCGGTGAATGAAGGATGGCGTCGATCAAGCCTGACGGCACATAACGCGTGTTGTACCATTCGCCGTTGTAGCAGACGCGGAAATCAAGCACGTCGATATCTTCATAGTGATAGCGCGGGTAGACATCAAAAAAGAAAAAGCCATTCAGGACGATAAACAGCACCACCAGCAGCCAGACGGAGCCGATGAGGGTTTCTGATTGCAGCATGACCGCCAGGGTTGCAAACCAGGCCAGATACATGCCGACAAACAGGCCCGGATGGTTGCGAATAAAACTGATGCTGAAACGCGGACGGTTATCCCGTTTTTCGCGTTGGTTAATCTCTTCAATTGTTTCGGTGAGCAGCCGCTGTATTTCTGTCATCTTAGGCCTTTGCTGGAACTGTTTTGCAGGTGGACACGCTATTTTAAGTTGCCACTATATGTGAAAAAAGTAACAGTTCCGCCACAAAAAAAGATAACAGTTACTGCACTGTGTTATCGGGCAGGGTTTTAATGACCCGCGCCGGGTTGCCGCCTACCACAACATTCGCCGGGACATCTTTCACCACCACCGCACCGGATGCGATCACCGCATTATCGCCAATGGTCACGCCCGGATTAATCACCGCGCGCCCGCCAATCCACACATTGTGACCAATGGTGACCGGCTTACCATATTCAACGCCGCTATTGCGTTCGGTGGCATCCACAGGGTGAGTTGCCGTGTAGATATGCACGCCCGGTGCGAGCATGCAGTTATCGCCGATATGGATCGGGCAGACGTCGAGCATGACGCAATCAAAATTGGCGTAGAACGCTTTGCCGAGAAAAATATTGTAACCGTAATCACAACGGAAGCTGGGTTCGATATACGCGCCTTCACTTTGCCCGAGCAGTTCTGCGAGGAGCGCTTTGCGTTCGGCTTTGTCGTCCGGGCTGGAATGGTTATAGCGATGAAGCAAATGCCTGGCGCGCAGCCGATCGGCACGCAAGGTTTCATCACCCGGTCGATAGGGCAGACCGGCAATCATTTTTTGTTTTTCTTCATTCATGGGTTTGAATACACCTGGCACGGAGGTTGTTAAACGACGTACTGTGGCAGAAAAAACGTAAATAGAATTTCAGAAGAATTAGCGAACAAATTTCCACACGGAGGAGGGGATTTTGTCATAGAGCTTATTCATGGTCAGTTCTGCCAGACGATGATCGGCTGCTGAATAAAACACCGCAAGTTCCTCGTCAGGAAGTTCATATTTATTTTTTTCTATTACGCGTTCGAGTGTATCAATTGTCTGACAGCGTCTTAAACGCATCAAATAATCAATTTTTGTTAATGGTTTTTCGGACATACCTTCACCTTAGTGTTGAAAAATTAACAAGAGTGGCTGACTGGATTAGCCTTGCTTACATTGACGAAACTGCGGAACAGTTTGTTACCTGTTTTGCGCCATTTCTGTAAGTCGTATGTATTAATGCCATAGCTACTGAACAACATAAACGTGTCGTCGAGGTATTCGTCTATCAGTTCAATCAACTTATTATCTTCATTGTACTTAATTTTATAATTCAGCGCGAAAGTCGCGATGTGTTCAATCAGCTCGTTTAACTGCAAATTGATTGCTGAAGTCGGATCGTTAACCCACCCATGATGGCTCTCTTCAAGGTTAGCGAGGCAGTCATGGTGCAACGATTCGCAGAGAAATTTGAGCTGCGCAATATCATGCCTTTTTGGCGAGTATTCGTCCATAACGCATCCCCTTCTGAGTGGTAATTTTTTACTAGCCAAAGGCTGATTCAGGATGGGAACTTTTGCTCTGACCAGAGACATATGCTCATTTATGATCGTGATATAACTATAAGCCAGTCTGAATGGGATTTCATTGAGCTATCACGAAAAATTACAAATATTGTTTTTTCCTGCCGAAAATGGACAAATTAGTAGACAAAAGTAAACATGCGAAGCGTCTCAAGCGAGTCCATTAATGCTTGCGCAGCCTTATGATTCATTAAGTTAGCATAGTATAGATTATTCTTGTTTGGAGAATATTTTTCGACCAGGATTTTTCTGACTTAAACTGACAACAGGATAAAATTAAGATTATTACCTGGAATCAATGCCGCGTTCTAAATACACAGTGATTATATGCCTTATATAGGCAGCATAAAATAAACGAATAAACAATAAATGGTTTAATCATCGGATGAGTTGAAAAGAAAAAGGCCGCTTAACGCGGCCTTATATCTTATATCGGGACGAGATCAGTGTTGCTCAACCTTATGGCTGTGCTCAATATCTTCGTTGCGGCGGCTAAAGCGGCGGCGAACCACCACAAAGAACACCGGGACAAAGAAGATGGCCAGCACGGTTGCGGTGATCATCCCGCCCATTACGCCTGTACCGACGGCGTTCTGCGCACCGGAACCGGCACCGGTGCTGATAACCAGCGGCAGCACCCCGAGGATAAACGCCAGTGAGGTCATCAGAATCGGACGCAGACGCATACGCACGGCTTCAAGCGTGGCTTCAATCAGCCCTTTGCCCTCTTTATCCATCAGATCTTTGGCGAATTCGACGATAAGTATCGCGTTCTTCGCCGACAAGCCAATGGTTGTCAGCAGGCCCACCTGGAAGTAAACGTCGTTACCCAAACCGCGGAATGTTGCTGCAAGCAGCGCACCCACAACCCCCAGCGGCACCACCAGCATGACTGAGAACGGAATCGACCAACTCTCGTACAACGCCGCCAGACAGAGGAAGACCACAATCAGCGAAATCGCGTACAGGGCCGGAGCCTGGTTGCCGGAGAGACGTTCCTGATACGACATGCCGGTCCAGTCATAACCAATACCGGTAGGCAATTTGCTGGCCAGTTGCTCCATCATATCCATCGCTTCACCGGTACTGCGACCCGGTGCAGCCTGACCCAGCAGTTCCATCGACGGCAGACCGTTGTAACGTTCCAGACGCGGAGAACCATATTCCCAGTGCGTGGTAGAGAAGGCCGAGAACGGCACCATCTGACCATCGCTTGCGCGGACATACCAGTTGCCGATATCGCTTGGCAACATGCGGTATTTCGCCTGCGACATAACGTACACTTTCTTCACGCGACCACGGTCGATAAAGTCGTTAACGTAGCTGCCGCCCCAGGCTGCTCCCAGCGTGGTATTGATGTCGCTAATCGACACACCCAACGCCTGCGCTTTTTCCTGATCGATATCGATCTTGAACTGCGGCGTATCTTCCAGACCGTTAGGACGCACGCCCACCAGCAGATCCGGATGCTGTGCGATTTCACCAAACAGCTGGTTACGCGCCTGGGTTAACTTGTCATGTCCCAGGTTCGCCTGGTCGATTAACTGGAAGTCAAAGCCGGTTGCCGTACCCAGCTCAACGATTGCCGGCAGGTTAAAGGCGAAGACCATCGCATCTTTAATCTGCGCGAAGTGGGCACTTGCACGACCCGCAATCGCCGGAACTTTGTTATCGTCACCCGCACGATCTTCCCAGTTTTTCAGCGAAATGAACGCCAGACCGGTGTTCTGTCCGCGACCGGAGAAGCCGAAGCCGTTAACGGTAAAGACGGAGTTAACGTTCGCCTTTTCGTTTTCCAGATAGTAGTTCGTCACTTCATCCAGCACTTTCTGCGTACGCTCTTGCGTCGCACCCGCAGGCAACTGGGCCATGGTCAGAAATACGCCCTGGTCTTCGTCAGGCAGGAACGAACTCGGTAGACGGACAAACAGCACCGCCATCCCCACAACGATAATGATATAGAGCAGCAGATAACGACCGGTGCTGCGCAGAATATTGCCTACGCTGTCGGTGTAATGGTGCGTGCTCTTTTCAAACATGCGGTTGAACCAGCCGAAGAAGCCTTTTTTGCCTTCGCCGTGATCACCTTTAGCGACCGGTTTCAGCATGGTAGCACACAGCGCTGGCGTCAGGATCAACGCCACCAGCACCGACAGCACCATCGCAGAAACAATGGTAATGGAGAACTGGCGATAGATAGCACCGGTAGAACCGCCGAAGAAAGCCATCGGGATAAATACCGCTGACAGCACCAGCGCAATACCGACCAGCGCACCCTGGATTTGCTCCATCGAACGGCGGGTTGCCTCTTTCGGCGGTAGACCCTCTTCCATCATCACACGTTCGACGTTTTCCACCACCACGATGGCGTCATCCACCAACAGGCCTATCGCCAGCACCATACCGAACATGGTGAGGGTGTTTATGGAATAACCAAACGCGTTGAGTATGGCGAAAGTACCCATCAGCACTACCGGCACCGCAATCGTTGGGATCAGCGTCGCGCGGAAGTTCTGCAAGAACAGGTACATTACGAGGAATACCAGCACGATCGCTTCAACCAGCGTTTTCACCACTTCGTTAATGGAAATCTTAACGAACGGCGTGGTGTCGTACGGATAAACCACTTTCAAACCGTGCGGGAAGAACGGCTCAAGGTTAGCGATGGTGGCGCGTACTGCTTCGGCAGTATCAAGCGCGTTCGCGCCGGTCGCCAGTTTAATCCCCAGACCGGCAGCCGGTTGGCCGTTGTAGCGCGCGATAACGTCGTAGTTTTCACCACCGAGTTCAATCTTCGCCACATCGCGCAGGCGAACCTGCGAACCATCTGCATTCACTTTCAGCAGAATTTTGCCAAACTCTTCGGTCGAAGTCAGACGAGTCTGCGCGATGATCGAAGCGTTCAACTGCTGCCCTTTCACCGGCGGTGTGCCGCCTAACTGACCGGCTGCCACCTGGGCGTTCTGCGCTTTGATGGCCGCAATCACGTCAACTGGCGTTAGCTGGAAATTATTGAGTTTGTTCGGATCCATCCAGATACGCATCGCATACTGCGCACCGAACAGCTGAACGTCACCCACGCCTGAGGTACGGCTGACCGGATCTTTAATGGTCGCGCCTACGTAATCGGCGATATCTTCCTGCGTCATCGAGCCATCGGTACTGATCATACCGAGAACCATCAGGAAGCTACTGGATGATTTTTCAACGCTCACACCTTGTTGCTGCACTTCCTGCGGTAACAGCGGCATAGCCAGTTGCAGTTTGTTCTGCACCTGGACCTGCGCGATATCCGCATCGGTACCGGAATCAAAGGTGATCGTTATCTGTACCGTACCAGAGGAATCACTGTTGGAGGACATGTAAAGCAGGTTATCGATACCGTTCATGTTCTGTTCGATAACCTGCGTCACGGTGTCCTGCACCGTTTTCGCATCAGCACCCGGGTAGGAGGCCGTGATCTGAACTGCTGGTGGCGCGATCGTTGGATACTGCGCCACTGGCAATTTGAGGATCGATAGCGCCCCTGCCAGCATGATGATAATCGCGATAACCCACGCAAATATGGGGCGATCGATAAAAAACTTAGCCATGTCTTAACGGCTCCTGTTTAAGTTAAGACTTCGGTTTCTCTGACTGGCCGTTGGCCTGGGCTTGCTCTTTTTTGTCAGATGTCACTTCCTGGGCCTTGACCTGCGCACCAGGTTTGACTTTTTGTAACCCTTCAATGATCACGCGATCGCCCGTTTTCAGACCCTCGGTCACCAGCCATTTATCGCCAATGGCCTGAGATGTCGTGATATTGCGGATTTCAACTTTATCGCCTTCGCCTACGACCATAGCCGTTGCGTCGCCACGCGGTGTCCGGGTTACGCCTTGTTGCGGAACCAGCAATGCGTTCGGGTTAACCCCTTCTTCCAGTTTGGCGCGTACGAACATGCCCGGCAGCAGCGTGTGGTCCGGGTTCGGGAATACCGCGCGCAGGGTGATAGAACCCGTAGTCTGGTCAACCGTTACGCCGGAAAACTCAAGCGTACCCGCCTGCGAGTATTGAATGCCGTCATTGGTCACCAGCTCCACTTTCGCTTTGCCGTTTTCCTGTTTCAGCGTGCCGTTGGTCATCTCCTGTTGCAGACGCAGGAAATCATTGCTGGATTGGGTAACGTCGACGTAGATCGGGTCAAGTTGCTGCACGGTAGTGAGCGCAGTCGTTTGCCCGCTCTGTACCAGCGCGCCTTCCGTGACGGTAGACGTACCGGTGCGGCCGCTAATAGGGGAAGTGACTTTGGTGTAAGCCAGGTTGATGCGTGCGCTTTCTACAGCTGCTTTCGCTGCGATAACGGACGCATTCGCCTGTTGAGCATCCGCTTGCGCCGTGTCGTAATCTTGTTGGCTGATGTATTTGGTGCCCAACAGTTTTTGATAACGATTCACGGTCATCTGCGCGATATTCGCCGCAGCTTGCGCTTTGGCCAGGTCGCCTTTGGCACTGTCGTAAGCGGCCTGATAAGTTGCTGGATCAATCTGATAGAGCGAGACACCCGCTTCAACGTCACTCCCTTCGGTGAAGTTGCGTTTTAAAATAATGCCGCTGACCTGAGGGCGAACTTCAGCAATGCGATATGCAGTAGTCCGGCCCGGCAGTTCGGTAGTGATTTGCAGAGGTTCCGCTTTGACCGTGACCACACCAACTTCTGGCACCTGGCCTGCTCCCTGCTGCGCAGGTTTTTCATCACATCCTGTAAGCGCTAAGCTGCCCGAAAGCATCAGAACGACCGCCAGAGGCGTTAGTCCTCTGTTTTTGTTCATAAGTAAACCTCGAGTGTCCGATTTCAAATTGATCAATGGATCAAAGGCCTTAAAACCCATTGCTGCGTTTATATTATGGTCGTGCTATGGTACAAACATTCACAAATGTATGTAAATCTGACTCCTGTAAATTCACCAACATATGGCACGAAAAACCAAACAACAGGCGCTTGAGACGCGACAACACATTCTTGATGTCGCCATGCGGCTGTTTTCCCGGCAGGGCGTTTCTTCAACTTCGCTGGCTGAAATTGCGCAGGCGGCAGGAGTGACTCGCGGCGCGATTTACTGGCATTTCAAAAACAAGTCAGATTTGTTTAGTGAAATTTGGGAACTGTCAGAGTCCAGTATTGACGATCTTGAGCTTGAGTATCGGGCAAAATTCCCTGGCGATCCACTCTCAGTATTAAGAGAGATATTGGTTTATGTCCTTGAAGCAACGGTTGTTGACGAGCGTCGTCGCCTGATGATGGAGATAATCTTTCACAAATGTGAGTTTGTCGGCGAAATGGCCGTGGTGCAAGAAGCGCAGCGCGACTTATGTCTCGAAAGTTACGATCGCATCGAACTGACATTAAGTGAATGCATCCAGGCGAAAATGCTGCCCGCCAATTTACTCACTCGCCGCGTCGCCGTGCTGATGCGCGCCTATGTCTCTGGAATTATGGAAAACTGGCTGTTTGCGCCACAATCCTTCGATCTTAAAAAAGAAGCGCGTGCTTATGTCGCTGTCCTGCTGGAAATGTGCCAATTATGCCCAACCCTGCGCAGCGAGGAACCTTCGCTCAGCGCATAACATGCCGGCCGCCAGGATTTCTCCTGGAGGCCTCTCACTCTTCTAGGTAGTTGCATAAGTAAGTGATATTCTTCGCGCGTGGCTATCCCGGCCGCCTTTCCCGTACAGAAAACGATCGCTCAAATTATGTTGCCTAACTTACGCACGCAAAACACGTTCGCAGCATTTGCCGCCGCACTGTTTCTTATCTTTATAAGCCTGGTGGGGAATCTCGCCCAGGCCCAGACAACCAGTGATTTACCGTCGCGCAACGAGGTGCAAAGCCAGCTTGATGCACTGAATAAGCAAAAAGATCACTCCGCGCAGGACAAACTGGTTATTCAGGATCTGACCGAGACGCTGGACACCCTCGATAAAATCGAACGGGTGAAACAGGAGACCGCGCTGCTGAAGCAAAAAGTGGCGCAGGCACCTGACAAACTGCGCCAGGCAACGGATGCGCTCAACGCGCTCAGTGATAAAGACAACGACGACGAAACCCGCAAAACCCTGGCCACGCTCTCATTGCGCCAGCTGGAATCCCGCGTTTCGCAACTGCTGGAAGATCTGCAAACCTCGCAGAACGATTTATCTAACTACAACAGCCAACTGGTGTCGTTACAGACCCAGCCGGAGCGGGTACAGAACGCGATGTATACCGCCTCGCAGCAGTTGCAGCAAATCCGCAACCGCCTGAACGGCACCGCAGCGGGCGAGGGGGCATTGCGCCCGACGCAGCAAACACTATTGCAGGCCCAGCAGGCCTTGCTTAATGCTCAAATTGAGCAGTTGCGTAAAAGCCTGGAAGGGAATACCACCTTGCAGGATACCTTGCAAAAGCAGCGTGATTACGTCACCGCAAACAGCAATCGCCTCGAACATCAGTTGCAGTTACTGCAAGAAGCGGTGAACAGTAAACGCCTGACATTGACGGAAAAAACCGCGCAGGAAGCCATCACACCGGATGAAACGGCGCGTATTCAGGCCAATCCGCTGGTGAAACAGGAACTCGATATCAACCACCAGTTGAGCGAGAAACTGATTGCCGCCACCGAAAGCGGTAATGCGCTGGTGCAGCAAAATATCAAAGTGAAAAACTGGCTCGATCGCGCTTTACAGTCAGAGCGCAATATTAAAGAGCAGATTTCCGTTCTGAAAGGCAGCCTGCTGCTGTCGCGCATTCTGTACCAGCAGCAACAAACGCTGCCCTCCGCAGATGAACTGGAAGACATGACCAACCGCATCGCGGATCTGCGTCTTGAGCAGTTCGACATCAACCAGCAACGTGACGCGCTGTTCCAGAATGAAAACTTTGTCGCCAAACTGGAAGAGGGTCATCAAAGTGAAGTGAACGATGAGGTTCACGACGCGTTGCTACAGGTGGTGGATATGCGCCGCGAATTGCTCGATCAGTTGAACAAACAATTGGGCAACCAACTGATGATGGCGATTAACTTGCAGGTCAATCAGCAGCAGTTAATGAGCGTCTCAAAAAGCCTGCAAGAGATCCTGACCCAGCAAATCTTCTGGGTAAACAGCAACAAGCCGATGGACTGGGAGTGGATCAAAGCCTTCCCGAAAGCGCTGCATGACCAGATTAAAGCCACGAAGATTACGGTTAACTGGGAAAAAGCCTGGCCTGCGGTGGCCATTGCGTTCCTTGCTGGTTTGCCGCTGTTACTGATTGCCGGGGTGATCCGCTGGCGTTTGCGCTGGCTAAAAAATTACCAGGCGAAGCTTGCCGCGCAGGTGGGGCAGTTACGTGGCGACAGCCAGTTACATACGCCAAAAGCAATCTTAATCGATCTTATCCGCGCGCTGCCGGTGTGCCTGCTGATTCTGGCCGTCGGCCTGATCCTGCTTACCATGCAGCTCAATATCAGCGAACTGCTGTGGGCGTTCAGTAAAAAACTGGCGCTGTTCTGGCTGGTATTTGGCCTGTGCTGGAAAGTGCTGGAAAAAGACGGCGTTGCCGTCAGCCACTTTTCTATGCCTGCCCAACTGACCAGCCACTGGCGGCGTCAGATT
The nucleotide sequence above comes from Kosakonia sp. H02. Encoded proteins:
- a CDS encoding type B 50S ribosomal protein L31; the encoded protein is MKSDIHPYYRTVVFHDTSANEYFKVGSTIKTDREIELEGVTYPYVTIEVSSASHPHYTGKQKVIANEGSAARFQQRYGRFFSDKKE
- the ykgO gene encoding type B 50S ribosomal protein L36 — translated: MQVLNSLRSAKQRHPDCQIVKRKGRLYVICKSNPRFKAVQGKKKRR
- a CDS encoding YlaC family protein, encoding MTEIQRLLTETIEEINQREKRDNRPRFSISFIRNHPGLFVGMYLAWFATLAVMLQSETLIGSVWLLVVLFIVLNGFFFFDVYPRYHYEDIDVLDFRVCYNGEWYNTRYVPSGLIDAILHSPQVDAEQKAQLQKMIERKGELSFYDVFTLTRPAAQQSAV
- the maa gene encoding maltose O-acetyltransferase, which produces MNEEKQKMIAGLPYRPGDETLRADRLRARHLLHRYNHSSPDDKAERKALLAELLGQSEGAYIEPSFRCDYGYNIFLGKAFYANFDCVMLDVCPIHIGDNCMLAPGVHIYTATHPVDATERNSGVEYGKPVTIGHNVWIGGRAVINPGVTIGDNAVIASGAVVVKDVPANVVVGGNPARVIKTLPDNTVQ
- a CDS encoding HHA domain-containing protein, coding for MSEKPLTKIDYLMRLRRCQTIDTLERVIEKNKYELPDEELAVFYSAADHRLAELTMNKLYDKIPSSVWKFVR
- the tomB gene encoding Hha toxicity modulator TomB translates to MDEYSPKRHDIAQLKFLCESLHHDCLANLEESHHGWVNDPTSAINLQLNELIEHIATFALNYKIKYNEDNKLIELIDEYLDDTFMLFSSYGINTYDLQKWRKTGNKLFRSFVNVSKANPVSHSC
- the acrB gene encoding multidrug efflux RND transporter permease subunit AcrB, with the translated sequence MAKFFIDRPIFAWVIAIIIMLAGALSILKLPVAQYPTIAPPAVQITASYPGADAKTVQDTVTQVIEQNMNGIDNLLYMSSNSDSSGTVQITITFDSGTDADIAQVQVQNKLQLAMPLLPQEVQQQGVSVEKSSSSFLMVLGMISTDGSMTQEDIADYVGATIKDPVSRTSGVGDVQLFGAQYAMRIWMDPNKLNNFQLTPVDVIAAIKAQNAQVAAGQLGGTPPVKGQQLNASIIAQTRLTSTEEFGKILLKVNADGSQVRLRDVAKIELGGENYDVIARYNGQPAAGLGIKLATGANALDTAEAVRATIANLEPFFPHGLKVVYPYDTTPFVKISINEVVKTLVEAIVLVFLVMYLFLQNFRATLIPTIAVPVVLMGTFAILNAFGYSINTLTMFGMVLAIGLLVDDAIVVVENVERVMMEEGLPPKEATRRSMEQIQGALVGIALVLSAVFIPMAFFGGSTGAIYRQFSITIVSAMVLSVLVALILTPALCATMLKPVAKGDHGEGKKGFFGWFNRMFEKSTHHYTDSVGNILRSTGRYLLLYIIIVVGMAVLFVRLPSSFLPDEDQGVFLTMAQLPAGATQERTQKVLDEVTNYYLENEKANVNSVFTVNGFGFSGRGQNTGLAFISLKNWEDRAGDDNKVPAIAGRASAHFAQIKDAMVFAFNLPAIVELGTATGFDFQLIDQANLGHDKLTQARNQLFGEIAQHPDLLVGVRPNGLEDTPQFKIDIDQEKAQALGVSISDINTTLGAAWGGSYVNDFIDRGRVKKVYVMSQAKYRMLPSDIGNWYVRASDGQMVPFSAFSTTHWEYGSPRLERYNGLPSMELLGQAAPGRSTGEAMDMMEQLASKLPTGIGYDWTGMSYQERLSGNQAPALYAISLIVVFLCLAALYESWSIPFSVMLVVPLGVVGALLAATFRGLGNDVYFQVGLLTTIGLSAKNAILIVEFAKDLMDKEGKGLIEATLEAVRMRLRPILMTSLAFILGVLPLVISTGAGSGAQNAVGTGVMGGMITATVLAIFFVPVFFVVVRRRFSRRNEDIEHSHKVEQH
- the acrA gene encoding multidrug efflux RND transporter periplasmic adaptor subunit AcrA; amino-acid sequence: MNKNRGLTPLAVVLMLSGSLALTGCDEKPAQQGAGQVPEVGVVTVKAEPLQITTELPGRTTAYRIAEVRPQVSGIILKRNFTEGSDVEAGVSLYQIDPATYQAAYDSAKGDLAKAQAAANIAQMTVNRYQKLLGTKYISQQDYDTAQADAQQANASVIAAKAAVESARINLAYTKVTSPISGRTGTSTVTEGALVQSGQTTALTTVQQLDPIYVDVTQSSNDFLRLQQEMTNGTLKQENGKAKVELVTNDGIQYSQAGTLEFSGVTVDQTTGSITLRAVFPNPDHTLLPGMFVRAKLEEGVNPNALLVPQQGVTRTPRGDATAMVVGEGDKVEIRNITTSQAIGDKWLVTEGLKTGDRVIIEGLQKVKPGAQVKAQEVTSDKKEQAQANGQSEKPKS
- the acrR gene encoding multidrug efflux transporter transcriptional repressor AcrR, which gives rise to MARKTKQQALETRQHILDVAMRLFSRQGVSSTSLAEIAQAAGVTRGAIYWHFKNKSDLFSEIWELSESSIDDLELEYRAKFPGDPLSVLREILVYVLEATVVDERRRLMMEIIFHKCEFVGEMAVVQEAQRDLCLESYDRIELTLSECIQAKMLPANLLTRRVAVLMRAYVSGIMENWLFAPQSFDLKKEARAYVAVLLEMCQLCPTLRSEEPSLSA
- the mscK gene encoding mechanosensitive channel MscK, which translates into the protein MLPNLRTQNTFAAFAAALFLIFISLVGNLAQAQTTSDLPSRNEVQSQLDALNKQKDHSAQDKLVIQDLTETLDTLDKIERVKQETALLKQKVAQAPDKLRQATDALNALSDKDNDDETRKTLATLSLRQLESRVSQLLEDLQTSQNDLSNYNSQLVSLQTQPERVQNAMYTASQQLQQIRNRLNGTAAGEGALRPTQQTLLQAQQALLNAQIEQLRKSLEGNTTLQDTLQKQRDYVTANSNRLEHQLQLLQEAVNSKRLTLTEKTAQEAITPDETARIQANPLVKQELDINHQLSEKLIAATESGNALVQQNIKVKNWLDRALQSERNIKEQISVLKGSLLLSRILYQQQQTLPSADELEDMTNRIADLRLEQFDINQQRDALFQNENFVAKLEEGHQSEVNDEVHDALLQVVDMRRELLDQLNKQLGNQLMMAINLQVNQQQLMSVSKSLQEILTQQIFWVNSNKPMDWEWIKAFPKALHDQIKATKITVNWEKAWPAVAIAFLAGLPLLLIAGVIRWRLRWLKNYQAKLAAQVGQLRGDSQLHTPKAILIDLIRALPVCLLILAVGLILLTMQLNISELLWAFSKKLALFWLVFGLCWKVLEKDGVAVSHFSMPAQLTSHWRRQIVRVSLALLPLHFWSVVSELSPLHLMDDVLGQFVIMLNLLVITALVWPMFRESWRDKESHGMRLVTVTVTVLAIVPIALMVLTATGYFYTTLRLSGRWIETVYLVIIWNLLYQTVLRGLSVAARRIAYRRALARRQNMVKEGAEGAEPQEEPTIALEQVNQQTLRITMLVMVALFGVVFWAIWSDLITVFAYLDSITLWHYNGTEAGAAVVKSVTLGSLLFAVIAFVVAWALIRNLPGLLEVLVLSRLNMRQGSSYAVTTILNYIIIAVGALTVFGSLGVSWDKLQWLAAALSVGLGFGLQEIFGNFVSGLIILFERPVRIGDTVTIGTFSGTVSKIRIRATTITDFDRKEVIIPNKAFVTERLINWSLSDTITRVVIRLGVAYGSDLEKVKNVLLKAAMDHPKVMHDPEPAVFFTTFGPSTLDHELRLYVRELRDRSYTVDELNRTIDQLCRDNDINIAFNQLEVHLRNGKGDEVTEVKRELKGDDPTPSAAN